Part of the Sphingomonas sp. KR3-1 genome is shown below.
GCCTGGCTGGGGTTCGGACCATATCGGCCGCGCCTGGGGCATGCTGATGCAGCGGCTGGGCTATGATCGCTATGTCAGTCAGGGCGGCGATTGCGGCTCGGTGATCTCGCAGCGCATGGCGCTCCAGTATGTGCCGGGTCTGCTCGGCATCCATCTCAACATGCCTGCGGTCGTCCCCGCCGAGATCGCACGCATCCTCGCGGTCGGCGACCCCGCGCCGGCGAGCCTCTCGGCCAAGGAGCGCGGCGCGTTCGACCAGCTCGAGGCCTTTTACCGCGACAATGCCGGCTATGCCGCGATGATGAACACCCGGCCGCAGACGATCGGTTATTCGCTGGTCGACAGCCCCGTCGGCATGGCCGCCTGGATGTATGAGAAGATCGGCCAATGGGCCTATCCCGCCGGCGACCCCGAAAAGGTGCTCGGCCGCGACACCATCCTCGACGACCTGTCGCTCTACTGGCTGACCGGCACCGGCGCCTCGGCCGCGCGGATCTATTGGGAAGACCATAGCAACAACTTCAACGCGCGCGGCATCATTGACCTGCCGGTGGCGATCAGCGTGTTCCCCGGCGAGATCTTCCGCGCGCCGAAGAGCTGGGCGGAGCGCTGTTACACCAACCTCTTCTACTTCAACGAAGCCAGCAATGGCGGCCATTTCGCCGCCTGGGAGCAGCCCCGACTGTTCGCCGAGGAAGTGCGCGCCGCCTTCCGCCCGCTGCGCTGA
Proteins encoded:
- a CDS encoding epoxide hydrolase family protein — translated: MFADQASRRQFVVGASVAGALAAMPSAVRAQGANSAIRPFKIAIPQAEIQAMQRRIAETRWADTQPAPDDGQGVRRQVLEPLMRYWARGYDWRKVEARLNALPMFLTEIDGLDIHFIHVRSRHENAMPMILTHGWPGSILEFLGAIGPLSDPTAYGGKAEDAFHLVIPSIPGFGFSARPTVPGWGSDHIGRAWGMLMQRLGYDRYVSQGGDCGSVISQRMALQYVPGLLGIHLNMPAVVPAEIARILAVGDPAPASLSAKERGAFDQLEAFYRDNAGYAAMMNTRPQTIGYSLVDSPVGMAAWMYEKIGQWAYPAGDPEKVLGRDTILDDLSLYWLTGTGASAARIYWEDHSNNFNARGIIDLPVAISVFPGEIFRAPKSWAERCYTNLFYFNEASNGGHFAAWEQPRLFAEEVRAAFRPLR